The following are encoded together in the Thermomonas brevis genome:
- the ftsA gene encoding cell division protein FtsA yields the protein MNRKGDKALIVGLDIGTSKVTALVGEYAPGEPIEVIGIGSHESRGLRRGVVVDIDSTVQSIQRAVEEAELMAGCEVSSVYASISGNHVQCKNSPGIVPIRDGEVTYGDLDRVLEAAKAVAIPADQRILHAIPREYVLDDSQEGIRNPVGMTGVRLEVHAHLVTCAQSAAQNITKCVQRCGLEVDELVLSSLASSTAVLTGDEKELGVVLVDMGAGTTDIAVFMQGAICHTANLPVAGDKVTEDIAHMLRTPTPHAEDIKVKYACALAQLARAEESIQVESVGDRPPRRMPRHALAQAVQARYEEIFEMVQAELRRSGFEQRVRAGMVLTGGASKMEGVVELAEEMLQMPVRIGIPQHVTGLGEVVGNPVHATGVGLLLMGAQMESPKRPSLPTGKVGGIVGKAVKWFRGSF from the coding sequence AGGTGATCGGCATCGGCTCGCACGAGTCGCGCGGGCTGCGCCGCGGCGTGGTGGTGGACATCGACTCCACCGTGCAGTCGATCCAGCGCGCGGTCGAGGAAGCCGAGCTGATGGCCGGCTGCGAGGTCAGCAGCGTGTACGCCTCGATCTCCGGCAACCACGTGCAGTGCAAGAACTCGCCCGGCATCGTGCCGATCCGCGACGGCGAGGTCACCTACGGCGACCTCGACCGGGTGCTGGAAGCGGCGAAGGCGGTGGCGATCCCGGCCGACCAGCGCATCCTGCACGCGATCCCGCGCGAATACGTGCTGGACGATTCGCAGGAAGGCATCCGCAACCCGGTCGGCATGACCGGCGTGCGCCTGGAAGTGCATGCGCATCTGGTGACGTGCGCGCAGTCGGCGGCGCAGAACATCACCAAATGCGTGCAGCGCTGCGGGCTGGAAGTGGACGAGCTGGTGCTGTCCTCGCTGGCCTCCAGCACCGCGGTGCTGACCGGCGACGAGAAGGAGCTGGGCGTGGTGCTGGTGGACATGGGCGCGGGCACCACCGACATCGCGGTGTTCATGCAGGGCGCGATCTGCCACACCGCCAACCTGCCGGTGGCCGGCGACAAGGTGACCGAGGACATCGCGCACATGCTGCGCACGCCCACGCCGCACGCCGAGGACATCAAGGTCAAGTACGCCTGCGCGCTGGCGCAGCTGGCGCGCGCCGAGGAAAGCATCCAGGTGGAAAGCGTCGGCGACCGCCCGCCGCGCCGCATGCCGCGCCACGCGCTGGCGCAGGCGGTGCAGGCGCGCTACGAGGAAATCTTCGAGATGGTGCAGGCGGAACTGCGCCGTTCCGGCTTCGAGCAGCGGGTGCGCGCCGGCATGGTGCTGACCGGCGGCGCCTCGAAGATGGAAGGCGTGGTCGAACTGGCCGAGGAGATGCTGCAGATGCCGGTGCGGATCGGCATCCCGCAGCACGTCACCGGCCTTGGCGAAGTGGTGGGCAACCCGGTGCACGCCACCGGCGTCGGCCTGCTGCTGATGGGCGCGCAGATGGAAAGCCCGAAGCGCCCGAGCCTGCCGACCGGCAAGGTCGGCGGGATCGTGGGCAAGGCGGTGAAGTGGTTCCGCGGCTCGTTCTGA